In Methanosarcina siciliae T4/M, one genomic interval encodes:
- a CDS encoding DHH family phosphoesterase — protein MQVDEVEFFNRLLDYRNILYLCHRNADPDAVSSAFALAEALGGTVGLVDGCNRVASVLIDRLGIEVVDKPDPANYGFVVVVDTSTKAQLNDIELTSYCVIDHHTTTALTENAEFYLHRNTTSTVEIVYDILKAMGAPINRRVGIGMLTGIVTDTGHFKHASVDTFRTVAKIIEASGVEYGEVLDLMAATPQDISMRIAILKAASRIELERVGEMLIASSHISSYGGSASSMLINIGADVAFVGTTKGESVRVSARAKRDAVNAGVNLGQLMEDISKEYNGTGGGHSGAAGIDVIAKMDEVLHKCREMTKKILVNSLGTTSKEIFEDEIEFKEEEE, from the coding sequence ATGCAAGTTGATGAAGTGGAGTTTTTCAACCGGCTCCTTGACTATCGAAACATTTTGTATTTGTGTCACCGGAATGCAGATCCGGATGCTGTTAGCAGTGCTTTTGCCCTTGCTGAAGCACTCGGAGGTACGGTCGGGCTCGTAGACGGCTGCAACCGTGTGGCATCCGTCCTGATAGACAGGCTCGGAATCGAAGTCGTGGATAAACCAGACCCTGCAAATTACGGTTTTGTTGTTGTTGTTGATACCTCAACTAAAGCACAGCTAAACGACATAGAACTTACAAGTTACTGCGTAATCGACCACCACACAACCACCGCCCTTACCGAAAACGCAGAGTTCTATCTGCACAGGAACACAACCTCAACTGTAGAGATAGTGTATGATATTTTAAAAGCAATGGGAGCTCCGATTAACCGCAGGGTGGGAATCGGTATGCTCACGGGAATCGTAACCGACACAGGGCATTTCAAGCACGCATCTGTCGACACCTTCCGAACAGTAGCAAAAATCATTGAAGCCAGTGGCGTTGAGTATGGGGAAGTACTGGATCTTATGGCTGCTACCCCCCAGGACATCTCAATGCGCATCGCTATCCTGAAAGCAGCAAGCCGAATTGAGCTCGAGAGGGTAGGAGAAATGCTTATAGCATCTTCTCATATAAGTTCTTATGGAGGTTCTGCTTCTTCGATGCTTATTAATATCGGAGCTGATGTGGCTTTTGTTGGCACTACCAAAGGAGAAAGTGTCAGGGTAAGTGCAAGAGCAAAAAGAGATGCCGTAAATGCCGGAGTTAACCTCGGCCAGCTGATGGAAGATATTAGTAAAGAATATAACGGTACCGGAGGAGGGCATTCCGGAGCTGCGGGAATAGATGTAATCGCCAAAATGGACGAAGTGCTGCATAAATGCAGGGAAATGACAAAGAAAATCCTTGTAAATTCTCTTGGAACAACCTCAAAAGAGATTTTTGAGGATGAAATTGAATTCAAGGAAGAAGAAGAATAA
- a CDS encoding phenylacetate--CoA ligase family protein has protein sequence MPEYWDPEIETMSVGDLRKLQEEKLKKLVHYVYENSPFYRKRFDEHGVRPEDIRTLEDVRKLPFTYKQDLRDTYPTGMFCVPNSKLARFHASSGTTGKPTVVGYTHKDINDWAESLSRAFTSVGMGKDDILQVSYGYGLFTGGLGAHYGSEKLGATVLPTSSGNTERQLELMKDLGTTAIACTPSYFLYMIETARKEGISIRDDTKLKKGFFGAEPWSEELKKRIEDESGIKAYDIYGTSELSGPLFTECDEQCGIHIWGDLFLVEILDPETGEPMPDGETGELVITTLAKEANPLIRYKIKDLTKKLSEPCKCGRTHPRITRISGRSDDMIIVRGINVFPGQVESVLMNIPEVGNHFMIIVDRVGPLDSMKVQIEMHESAFSDRMSDMMALKKKVASALKSVLNLAVEVELVEHGSLPRSEGKSKKVIDHRKI, from the coding sequence ATGCCAGAATACTGGGATCCTGAAATCGAGACAATGTCCGTAGGCGACTTGAGAAAGTTGCAGGAAGAAAAATTGAAGAAACTCGTACATTACGTGTATGAGAACTCTCCTTTTTACAGAAAAAGGTTTGACGAACACGGCGTTCGCCCGGAAGACATCCGGACTCTTGAAGATGTCAGGAAATTACCTTTTACTTATAAGCAGGATCTCAGAGACACCTACCCCACGGGAATGTTTTGTGTCCCCAACTCAAAGCTTGCCCGCTTCCACGCTTCCTCGGGTACCACGGGCAAACCGACGGTAGTCGGGTACACCCACAAGGACATTAACGACTGGGCAGAATCCCTTTCCCGAGCTTTCACCTCCGTCGGGATGGGAAAGGACGATATCCTCCAGGTAAGCTACGGGTACGGACTCTTTACAGGCGGGCTCGGAGCTCACTACGGAAGTGAAAAACTGGGAGCAACCGTACTCCCCACAAGTTCTGGAAACACCGAACGCCAGCTTGAACTCATGAAAGACCTTGGGACGACAGCCATAGCCTGCACCCCCTCTTACTTCCTATACATGATCGAAACTGCCAGGAAAGAAGGCATCAGTATCAGGGACGACACGAAATTAAAGAAAGGATTTTTCGGGGCTGAACCCTGGTCTGAGGAGCTCAAGAAGAGAATAGAAGACGAATCCGGGATTAAAGCCTATGATATCTACGGAACCTCGGAACTCAGCGGTCCTCTCTTTACAGAATGTGATGAACAGTGCGGCATCCATATTTGGGGAGACCTGTTCCTGGTAGAGATTCTTGACCCCGAAACAGGAGAACCTATGCCTGACGGGGAAACGGGAGAACTCGTAATCACCACCCTTGCAAAAGAAGCAAATCCCCTTATCCGTTACAAAATCAAGGACCTTACCAAAAAATTATCTGAACCCTGCAAATGCGGCAGGACCCACCCGAGGATCACACGGATCAGCGGGCGCTCGGACGATATGATCATTGTGCGCGGAATAAATGTCTTCCCCGGACAGGTCGAATCGGTATTGATGAATATCCCTGAAGTAGGGAACCACTTCATGATTATCGTGGACAGGGTAGGTCCCCTCGACTCAATGAAGGTCCAGATCGAAATGCATGAATCTGCCTTCAGTGACCGGATGTCGGACATGATGGCCCTCAAAAAGAAAGTTGCAAGCGCATTAAAGAGCGTGCTGAATCTTGCAGTAGAAGTCGAGCTTGTGGAACACGGCTCTCTTCCGCGTTCGGAAGGGAAATCAAAGAAAGTCATCGACCACCGGAAGATCTGA
- a CDS encoding ACT domain-containing protein: MENKVIKQISLFAENKPGRLASVANKLKSAGINIRAFTIAESGDFGIIRMVVDRSDYAHSVLHEAGFTVSETSVLGIEMQDVPGSMSRIAEIFGAANINLDYAYAFVTRDQKALLIVRVNEIDRAIKTLEENNIKLIGMKELEKI; this comes from the coding sequence ATGGAAAACAAAGTTATAAAACAAATTTCCCTTTTTGCGGAAAATAAACCTGGCAGACTTGCAAGCGTGGCAAATAAATTGAAAAGTGCCGGCATAAATATCAGGGCGTTTACCATTGCCGAGTCAGGAGACTTCGGAATCATACGAATGGTTGTGGACAGGTCAGACTATGCGCACAGTGTGCTCCACGAGGCCGGGTTCACAGTTTCAGAAACCAGTGTTCTGGGAATTGAGATGCAAGATGTACCAGGCAGCATGTCCCGAATTGCAGAAATTTTCGGAGCAGCGAATATCAACCTTGATTATGCCTATGCTTTTGTCACCCGGGACCAGAAAGCCCTTCTCATTGTCCGGGTAAACGAAATTGATAGAGCGATAAAAACACTGGAAGAAAACAACATAAAACTAATCGGTATGAAGGAACTTGAAAAGATCTGA
- a CDS encoding DUF2103 domain-containing protein, with product MTENKDSLQENAQNPSKNKLGGTHTTVIGGRAGKKLIKLVSQHPEIKKVIPSVISVKGFAGGKLAGKVLRADARGNLRLLLSEGRSFQEIRLVTTIGTAEEGDRIMNELNEILKNAL from the coding sequence ATGACAGAGAATAAAGATAGCTTACAGGAAAACGCTCAGAACCCTTCAAAGAACAAACTTGGCGGAACCCATACTACCGTTATTGGAGGGCGAGCTGGAAAAAAACTTATAAAACTTGTAAGTCAGCATCCGGAAATAAAAAAAGTAATCCCATCCGTTATTTCCGTAAAAGGTTTTGCAGGCGGAAAGCTTGCCGGAAAAGTCCTGCGAGCTGACGCAAGGGGGAACCTGAGGCTGCTACTCTCTGAAGGCAGAAGTTTTCAGGAAATAAGGCTGGTGACTACGATCGGTACAGCTGAGGAGGGGGACAGAATCATGAACGAATTAAACGAGATATTAAAAAATGCCCTCTGA
- a CDS encoding methanogenesis marker 12 protein translates to MIFIGVDHGTTAMRFALIEDEKILTFELGRAEAAAMSEKEILEAIEREFEVKLGDIDLIALTYSMGDGFSAIRDIRKLEGRGLQSIEGAGKKTGGGTRVFDAIRNSGIPAIAIPGLHAGSKVDPRMKVFSHLTSPEKMGIAYHILCLGYEDFVVSDISSNTVTLAVAAGKVIGAIDACIFAPGVHHGPLDLQAIRDIDDGLQTANQAFIEAGTLKMTPYKDREELLNAAGKGEKPALIALDTIALFAAMEIASMQLLMKDYGTTGTVFIAGSVGEVEYVQKKICTHLDQECPNLGKWHAAIGCAEIARDVSAGKKQILGVDVDYP, encoded by the coding sequence TTGATATTCATAGGGGTTGACCACGGGACAACTGCAATGCGTTTTGCACTTATTGAGGATGAAAAAATCCTGACCTTTGAACTCGGAAGGGCTGAAGCGGCTGCAATGTCAGAAAAAGAAATTCTGGAAGCCATTGAAAGGGAGTTTGAGGTCAAGCTTGGAGACATCGACCTGATTGCTTTGACCTACTCCATGGGAGACGGCTTTTCTGCAATAAGAGATATAAGAAAACTTGAAGGCAGGGGACTCCAGAGCATAGAAGGTGCAGGAAAAAAGACGGGAGGAGGCACAAGGGTATTTGATGCAATCCGGAACTCCGGAATTCCGGCAATAGCAATTCCCGGCCTTCACGCAGGGAGTAAAGTGGACCCGAGAATGAAGGTTTTTTCCCATCTCACAAGCCCTGAAAAGATGGGGATTGCATACCACATCCTATGTTTAGGCTATGAAGACTTCGTAGTTTCCGATATCAGTTCTAATACCGTAACCCTGGCAGTTGCTGCAGGAAAGGTAATTGGGGCAATTGACGCCTGTATCTTTGCTCCGGGAGTTCACCACGGGCCCCTTGACCTGCAGGCAATCCGGGACATTGACGACGGGCTCCAGACCGCAAACCAGGCTTTTATAGAAGCAGGGACCCTGAAGATGACTCCTTATAAAGACAGGGAAGAACTGCTCAATGCAGCCGGGAAAGGAGAAAAGCCGGCCCTGATAGCCCTTGATACGATAGCCCTTTTTGCAGCTATGGAAATTGCTTCCATGCAGCTTCTCATGAAAGACTATGGAACTACCGGCACGGTCTTTATCGCAGGTTCGGTCGGAGAAGTAGAGTACGTGCAGAAAAAAATCTGCACTCACCTGGATCAGGAGTGCCCGAACCTCGGGAAGTGGCACGCTGCAATCGGCTGTGCTGAGATAGCAAGAGACGTTTCTGCCGGAAAAAAGCAGATTCTTGGAGTAGACGTCGATTATCCGTAA
- a CDS encoding TIGR00288 family NYN domain-containing protein, which yields MKPVKSGLDSISRYLRTKKEVGRRKIGLLVDGPNILRKEFDVNLEEIRDVLKDYGNIKIGRVFLNQYASDKLVEAIENHGLEPIICSSDVDVRLAVEGMELVYNPNIDTLAIVTRDADFKPLLNKANEHGKETIIFGVEPGFSTALKNSADYVILMDKNHMSGYDDEVEEEKIDVSEFEEYPEDEYEKSVEKT from the coding sequence ATGAAGCCTGTAAAAAGCGGACTTGATTCCATTTCTAGATACCTCCGCACCAAGAAAGAAGTCGGCAGGAGGAAAATAGGACTTCTGGTGGATGGACCGAATATCCTCAGAAAAGAGTTTGACGTAAATCTCGAGGAGATAAGGGACGTCCTGAAGGACTACGGGAATATCAAGATCGGACGCGTTTTCCTGAACCAATATGCTTCTGACAAGCTTGTCGAGGCTATTGAAAACCATGGCCTTGAGCCCATCATCTGTTCCAGTGATGTTGACGTGCGCCTCGCAGTGGAGGGCATGGAACTGGTCTACAACCCCAATATAGATACCCTTGCAATCGTGACCCGAGATGCGGATTTCAAGCCGCTCCTGAATAAAGCAAACGAACATGGGAAAGAGACCATTATCTTCGGGGTTGAGCCTGGCTTTTCCACCGCACTCAAGAACTCTGCGGATTATGTCATTCTCATGGACAAAAACCACATGAGCGGTTATGATGACGAGGTCGAGGAGGAAAAAATTGACGTCTCGGAGTTTGAGGAATATCCGGAAGACGAATACGAAAAATCTGTGGAAAAGACCTGA
- a CDS encoding rhomboid family intramembrane serine protease, which yields MFDSNIPYESRGGMTGRIKSSVSTSPSIAIIFLCVISFFLELVPGIGPLYISAFQFDPHYLMARPWTLVTYIFLHIGLLHLFFNMLVLYFFGTALERRVGNKQLLGIFFTAGVLSAIGYAFLSQPIFNIYPNKSVVGASGAVYGVFAALTVLEPNIQVYVYFVPMRLKHALLLFAVFDFLMVNSSDMIAHTAHLSGLFVGLYMGFRMKKIHEKYMRSRYDGRW from the coding sequence ATGTTTGACAGTAATATCCCATACGAGTCTCGAGGCGGAATGACCGGCAGAATCAAAAGTTCGGTTTCTACAAGCCCATCGATAGCAATTATTTTCCTGTGCGTAATTTCTTTCTTTTTGGAACTGGTTCCGGGAATAGGTCCTCTCTATATCAGTGCTTTTCAGTTTGACCCTCATTATCTTATGGCAAGACCGTGGACGCTTGTTACATACATTTTCCTGCACATCGGATTATTGCACCTTTTTTTCAATATGCTTGTCCTGTACTTCTTCGGGACTGCCCTTGAGAGAAGGGTGGGAAATAAACAGCTCTTGGGGATCTTTTTTACCGCAGGAGTTCTATCCGCAATAGGATATGCCTTCTTAAGCCAACCCATTTTCAATATCTATCCCAACAAGTCTGTGGTTGGAGCGAGCGGGGCGGTTTACGGGGTTTTTGCTGCCCTTACCGTCCTTGAGCCGAACATACAGGTGTATGTTTATTTTGTCCCCATGCGTTTAAAACACGCCCTGTTGCTGTTTGCTGTCTTTGATTTTCTGATGGTTAATTCGTCGGACATGATAGCCCATACCGCTCACCTGAGCGGGCTCTTCGTAGGGCTCTACATGGGTTTCCGCATGAAAAAAATCCATGAAAAATATATGAGATCGAGGTATGACGGCAGGTGGTGA
- the cdhA gene encoding CO dehydrogenase/acetyl-CoA synthase complex subunit alpha — MSKLTTGSFSIDDLESVQITINNIVGAAKEAAEEKAKELGPMGPTAMAGLASYRSWNLLLLNRYEPVLTPMCDQCCYCTYGPCDLSGNKRGACGIDMAGQTGREFFLRVITGTACHAAHGRHLLDHVIEVFGEDLPLNLGESNVLTPNVTICTGLSPKTLGECRAPMEYVEEQLTQLLATIHAGQESAEIDYDSKALFSGSLDHVGMEVSDIAQVSAYDFPKADPEAPLIEIGMGSIDKSKPLIVAIGHNVAGVTYIMDYMEENNLTDKMEIAGLCCTAFDMTRYKEADRRAPYAKIVGSLAKELKIIRSGMPDVIVVDEQCVRGDVLAESQKLKIPVIASNEKIMFGLPDRTDADVDSIVEEIKSGAIPGCVMLDYDKLGELIPKIAEVMAPIRDAEGITAIPTDEEFKVYIDKCVKCGECMLACPEELDIPEALEYAAKGSYEYLEALHDVCIGCRRCEQVCKKEIPILNVLEKAAQKAISEEKGLVRAGRGQASDAEIRKEGLNLVMGTTPGIIAIIGCPNYPAGTKDVYLIAEEFLKRNYLLAVSGCSAMDIGMYKDEDGKTLYERFPGTFAGGGLLNTGSCVSNAHISGAAEKVAGIFAQRTLAGNLAEIADYTLNRVGACGLAWGAYSQKAASIGTGCNIYGIPAVLGPHSSKYRRALIAKNYDESKWKVYDGRDGSEMNIPPAPEFLLTTAETWQEAIPMMAKACIRPSDNNMGRSIKLTHWMELSKKYLGVEPEDWWKFVRNEADLPLAKREELLKRLEAEHGWEIDWKRKKIISGPKIKFDVSAQPTNLKRLCKEA, encoded by the coding sequence ATGAGCAAACTAACTACCGGGAGTTTTTCTATAGACGATCTGGAATCCGTTCAGATTACTATTAATAACATTGTAGGGGCAGCAAAGGAGGCTGCTGAAGAAAAAGCAAAAGAGTTAGGTCCGATGGGTCCCACTGCTATGGCAGGTCTGGCATCCTACAGGAGCTGGAACTTGCTTCTTCTTAACCGCTACGAGCCTGTCCTGACCCCTATGTGTGACCAGTGCTGTTACTGTACTTACGGACCATGTGACCTTTCCGGGAACAAGAGAGGTGCCTGCGGAATTGACATGGCTGGACAGACAGGAAGGGAATTCTTCCTCCGTGTAATTACAGGTACTGCCTGCCATGCTGCCCACGGCCGCCACCTGCTTGACCATGTAATAGAAGTCTTTGGCGAAGATCTCCCACTCAACCTTGGAGAATCAAACGTCCTGACCCCGAACGTCACAATCTGCACAGGACTGAGCCCAAAGACCCTCGGAGAATGCAGAGCTCCAATGGAATATGTCGAAGAACAGCTCACCCAGCTCCTTGCAACCATCCATGCAGGCCAGGAAAGCGCAGAAATTGACTATGATTCTAAAGCCCTCTTTAGCGGTAGTCTTGACCACGTTGGGATGGAAGTCTCCGATATCGCTCAGGTCTCAGCATATGACTTCCCTAAAGCTGACCCAGAAGCCCCGCTCATTGAAATCGGTATGGGATCCATTGACAAGTCCAAGCCCCTCATTGTTGCAATCGGGCACAACGTAGCCGGTGTAACATACATCATGGATTACATGGAAGAAAACAACCTGACCGACAAGATGGAAATCGCCGGACTTTGCTGTACCGCATTCGACATGACCAGGTACAAGGAAGCCGACAGGAGAGCTCCATACGCCAAGATCGTAGGGTCTCTGGCAAAGGAACTGAAGATTATCCGCTCCGGAATGCCTGATGTCATTGTTGTGGACGAACAGTGCGTCCGCGGTGATGTCCTTGCAGAATCCCAGAAGCTCAAGATCCCTGTGATCGCATCAAACGAAAAGATCATGTTCGGTCTGCCGGACCGCACAGACGCTGATGTAGACTCGATAGTTGAAGAGATCAAGTCAGGAGCAATTCCGGGTTGTGTGATGCTGGATTATGATAAACTCGGAGAACTCATCCCGAAGATTGCCGAAGTAATGGCTCCAATCCGTGATGCGGAAGGTATTACAGCAATCCCGACTGACGAGGAATTCAAGGTATACATCGACAAGTGTGTCAAGTGTGGAGAATGCATGCTTGCATGTCCGGAAGAACTTGACATCCCAGAAGCTCTGGAATATGCAGCCAAGGGAAGCTACGAGTACCTTGAAGCCCTCCACGATGTCTGTATCGGGTGCCGCCGCTGTGAACAGGTCTGTAAGAAAGAAATCCCAATCCTGAACGTGCTTGAGAAGGCTGCACAGAAGGCCATCAGTGAAGAGAAGGGATTGGTCAGAGCCGGCAGAGGACAGGCAAGTGACGCAGAAATCAGAAAAGAAGGCCTTAACCTCGTTATGGGGACTACCCCCGGTATTATCGCAATCATCGGATGTCCGAATTATCCAGCAGGTACCAAAGATGTCTATCTCATTGCCGAAGAATTCCTGAAGAGAAACTATCTCCTTGCAGTAAGCGGATGTTCCGCAATGGACATCGGTATGTACAAGGATGAGGATGGCAAGACCCTGTACGAAAGGTTCCCGGGTACATTTGCCGGCGGTGGGCTGCTTAACACTGGTTCCTGTGTGTCCAACGCACACATCAGTGGAGCTGCAGAGAAAGTCGCCGGAATCTTTGCGCAGAGGACCCTGGCAGGGAACCTGGCGGAAATTGCAGACTATACTCTCAACCGTGTTGGTGCATGCGGACTTGCCTGGGGTGCATACTCGCAGAAGGCTGCTTCAATAGGTACCGGATGTAATATATACGGTATCCCCGCAGTGCTCGGCCCACACAGTTCCAAGTACAGGAGAGCCCTGATTGCCAAGAACTATGATGAGTCCAAGTGGAAAGTCTACGATGGCAGAGACGGCTCAGAAATGAACATCCCACCCGCACCGGAATTCCTCCTGACCACAGCAGAGACCTGGCAGGAAGCAATCCCGATGATGGCAAAGGCCTGCATCCGCCCGTCCGACAACAACATGGGCAGGTCCATAAAGCTGACCCACTGGATGGAACTTTCCAAGAAATACCTTGGTGTAGAACCGGAAGACTGGTGGAAGTTCGTCAGGAATGAGGCTGACCTCCCGCTTGCCAAGCGTGAAGAGCTCCTCAAGAGGCTAGAGGCAGAGCATGGCTGGGAAATTGACTGGAAGAGGAAGAAGATTATCTCCGGTCCGAAGATCAAATTCGATGTCTCCGCACAGCCAACTAACCTCAAGAGACTTTGCAAGGAGGCCTGA
- the cdhB gene encoding CO dehydrogenase/acetyl-CoA synthase complex subunit epsilon: MVDTTKNTKLFTSYGVTTSKVTTPEIAAKLISKAKRPLLVVGTKVLDPELLDRAVKIAQKANIPIAATGSSMPGFVGKDVDAKYINLHQLGFYVTDANWPGLDGNGTYDTLIVLGHIKYYINQVLSGTKNFSTVKAIAIDRNYVQNATMSFGNLSKADHYAALDELIDAL, from the coding sequence ATGGTAGACACTACCAAGAACACAAAACTCTTTACCAGCTACGGAGTGACAACTTCCAAAGTAACTACCCCAGAGATCGCAGCCAAGTTGATTTCTAAGGCAAAGAGGCCGCTTCTTGTGGTAGGGACCAAAGTTCTTGATCCGGAACTCCTGGACAGAGCAGTAAAGATTGCACAGAAAGCAAACATTCCTATTGCAGCTACAGGAAGTTCTATGCCAGGCTTCGTGGGTAAGGATGTGGATGCAAAATACATAAACCTGCATCAGCTCGGTTTTTATGTAACAGACGCGAACTGGCCCGGCCTTGACGGAAATGGGACTTATGATACACTCATTGTCCTTGGACACATAAAGTACTACATCAACCAGGTACTGTCCGGAACAAAGAACTTCAGCACCGTAAAAGCAATTGCAATTGACAGAAACTACGTCCAGAACGCAACGATGTCTTTCGGAAACCTGAGCAAAGCAGACCACTATGCTGCTCTGGATGAACTTATAGATGCATTATAA